The genomic region TGAGCACCCAACAAACGTAGCTAACCAGCGATGAGCGCCGTAACCCAGTATGACCTGTACCATCAGAAATAAAAGTAGTATATAATGTTAGTCGTAAATACAcagtgcagggaaaaaaaaaacccaaagatcTTGTTAGTCAGCGAGGAGAAGCTCATACAGCAAAAAGTAAACACCAGGCTGATGATATACTTTAGCGAAGCTGTAAGGGGCAACTGCGTAtatgtctgtgtggagttttaaCATGTTGTTAGTGTACCTGGGAGTCAGAGCAGTGAAGGCAGGTGACTCCAGACCTCGGGTAACAGAGTTATTCCTGTATGAAACAcaaactgtgtatatatatgatgactgtatatatatatatttatatatatgacaCGTTTAAACGATAATCGGGGGACGGGATGAGGAGGTTGTTAACTGTTTGCCTTTCTTTAAGGTACCATTCCAAAACTTTCaccaaaatgtattcattaactAGAAATACTGTACATTAGAACAACAAATAGTGAGCCACTTAAATTCCTCTGTTCCCTATTGAGAATCCATTTAGTAAAAAATTACAGCGGTAATGAATGCTAGGGAATTCTGCCTCACCTGGGGATGGTGGCAGACTTCTCCCACGGCCTCCGTAACGTGTCTGTTAAGACAAAATGCATAGTGAAGCCATAACGGTAAGAGTAAGCTGGGGGGTGTACAAAGTTTATCTTGCTGCATATAACAAAACACCAAGATACTAGTCTTACCGCTTTGGCCTTGGGACTCGGAATCGTCCTGGAAAAGCAGTAAAGAGTGATCAATAACAAGTTTGCTGAAACATTACTGCAGACTTCAACTTAAATTTGCTATAAACAGTTACAGAGAGATTCAGCAGTTTTAAATCTGCCTGCCTATTtaccatctttaaaaaaattaattaattaataaaaaataaaccacgCTCATGCTAGTGTCATTAACTACAGTCATTAATTAAAATTGCACACTCACATTACTGGGCTCTTCTGCCTTTGGGGCCGGAGGAGCTTTCTCCCCTTTGTCTGCCGCTTTCCTCCTGAAAACATACGtgcattaaatacaattaatacaattctttaaaaatgaataaattgagcaggaaaaactgtcaaaaaaaacccaatcaaAAGACCTGAGAGAAATATTCCTAACTGCTATCTACACAACgtggaaagagaaaatgaagtataaatacttctttactgtactttttcactatttattttttctgacaactttttactttcattcattacattttttttttacacaaatctgtactttctactttttacatttttaaaaacaagggcatgtaggtgaagggaacagaggtgatgagaaggtaaatagtaggtgtggccttaaggagaggaatgtggaagggcagtagattttgctaaaaggatggaaatggcagtggtgaacacttattttatgaagaaggaggatcatagggtgacgtataagagtggaggaaggtgcacacaggtggactatgttctatgcaggagatgcaacctgaaggagattggagactgtaaggtgttggcgggggacagtgtagctagacagcatcggatggtggtctatAGGacggttttggaggtgaagaagaagaggcgGCGagtaaagactgaaagaagaataagatggtgggaactgaaggaggaagactgtagggtgagattcagggaagaggtcagacaggagctcggtggtggtgaagaggtgctggatgattgggcaactactgcaggagtgataagggagacagctagaaagatacttggtgtgacatctggaaatagaaaggaagacaaagagacgtggtggtggaatgcgGAAGTGCAGGATAGcattaggagaaagaggttggcaaatcagaatgatgaaaaaaaagtaggcaggagtacaaggagatgtggcagcaggtaagaGGTATGtgagcattgagtaaaagacagtaggtgcagctggaggtagcagagctgaagatgttgaggttttcgttgggagtgacgaggatggacaggattagaaatgagttttttagagggacagcgcctgtaggacgttttgaagacaagatgagggaggtgagattgagatggtttggacatgtgcagaggagggacatggggtatatctgtaggagaatgctgaggatggagccgccagaaaggaggaaaagaggaaggacaaaaaagaggtttatggatgtggtgagggaagacatgcaggtagttggtttgaaagaggcaggtgtaaaggacaagggggtatggagacggataatccgctttggcaacccctaatggtagCAGCCGAAAGGGAaagacattttcaaaacaggctcattactttcgttttaatctatttggtaaaatgtcaatatttttttacttctggttgtgcaccgttttcagtccatcaaccgatttcctgtcattggacggctttttcaatctaccacagGTGTATCATTTCCCAgttatcacacaccacagatgtaggcgagtttacgaagctaacaacgagcaagacagaaggcaacaagaagtatggggttaatgtggatgagacagagggagtcagcgatgtaaacatgactgagaacagagacattcctgatcacgtgatcatcttttctctgcttgtgttctaaatgatggatgttcagcctggatacattcattagttaacaacattttaaattagttttgtattaatatattaatatgatgtgaggtccagttaccagcattacactaaaacaggtagtagtaatggctacttttttaaGTACATATCAGAGCCCAAACTgtactttactttaacttaaggtgaaaaagtatagtcagtacttcaactttcaccagagtcttttaaaacatgagtatctgtacttctacttaagtgaaggatgtgtgtccTTTTGCCATGTTTGGTGTCTTATTTACCGTCTTGCAAGTATGGCACTCATCTCTCCCATCAgccctccacctcctccactagACCCAGACCCACTACAGCGGCTCAAATCAGGTttagcaggagcaggagcagcagcaggagcTGCTGTACCACCTTCATCCGTCTGGGggaaacgcacacacacaatttagtaCAATACAGAGCGAACGCTGAACAGAACCGCACCCGCTGTAAAAGAGTGTCATAATATCAGTGCATCTTGTCCtaattattacaaaattattCTAATTTTGTGCATACCTTGGCGACTTTGCGTAGTTTTGCTCCAGCAAGAGCAGCAGCAAGTCCTCCTCCCCCTAAACCCCCTCCATCTCCCCCACTTGAAGGAGAGGGTAGGGGTGGTGCTGGAGGAGGTGGTGCACCTCCACCAGAAGGTGGGGGCCctggtgggggtgggggtgcaCCTCCAAAAGAGGGAGGGGGACcgggtggaggaggtggagcaggaggagCTGGTGGGCCTCCGGGTGcaagaggaggagcaggaggaatcATCACtgtgaaacaaacacaatgaaaaGCGATTAGGGTTCTGGGTATTAATATCTACCTCAGGTGTTCGGATTCCACAAAAGCAAAACagagaagtcaagtcaagtttatttgtatagcgctttttacaacagacattgtctcaaagcagctttacagaatttaacagttaaggtgaacgatgtgcatttatccctgatgagcagccgtggcgactgtgggaagaaaaaactccattagatgttgtgaggaagaaaccttgagaggaaccagactgaaaaggggaacccatcctcagtTGGGTGACATAAGCAGAAGCAAAAATGGttggaaatataaatgaagtaACTGCCAAcaaagtgaatgtgtgtggcCAAAAGATTTTATACGATTAAAAAAGGTGCTCTGCTTACAGCTACAAAATCGAGCAGAGAGCTACATAGACACATCTCATCATAAAGTCAGCTATTCTGCTTTTACATGATTGGTGTGTCTTTATCAgattaatttatacatttatataaattacaatagcaaaaaaaccaaaatgcCCATGTACAAAACCAGCAGAAAAATCATAGGGAAATTCTAACACCATGCTGTCAGCAAAATACTATTTACATCCAAAACGAATGCTAAATCTTACACTCAAAATGAACAGGCCAGTAGCAATGGGTTAGCTTGGTTCATTGGAAGACTGAAGGGAACATTAAACATGtgttaaagcaaaaacaaattaagTGTAATATTGCCCCTCAACTAACTGCAAATCCAATCCAATGGAAATGAAACACCAAATTCACACTCACCTGAAGCAGCTTGTCGCTCTCTCtccagtctttctctctctagtctctctctttcaagTCTTTCCCTTTCTAGTTTTTCTCTTTCCTGTTGCTCCAGTCTCTGTTGTTCCAATCTGCATATGAAGAACATGGTATTACAATAGAGAAGCGCACACACGTACATGAACGCTTCGTTCTATAAAACATTATGTTTCAGGacttttgcagtttttaaatggcCATTTGAAATTGACTTAATtgcgatttattttttttttttttttttaccatttttacgATTGAAATGTGTCTTATAATGTTTATAACgttagtaattattattttttggataaaaaaaagtcaatgatTAAATAAGGAATGAACTTTGGTGAATACTTTTGAAAAAACTATTGGCTGAGTTACTGCTGCAGTTCTTCTTGGATACATCTCAGTTCTGTAGATTCTGATGTTGCTACCCAATCTTCTTGGCTTGTTAATTAAACTTTGCCGAACAGTCTTGCCACAGATCATTAATTTGATTCAGGGCTGTGACTGTGGAATTCTAACATTCAGATTATTGGATGTTCTCAGTGTGAAGGGGAGTCTGGGGGTTTTCATCAAATGTTGGCCAAAAGATTGAATTCAGCAGAACATAGAATATTTTTCCACACATTTGCTGAGTCTTAAACTTTAgaattaaatctgtttttttttatttatccaa from Silurus meridionalis isolate SWU-2019-XX chromosome 13, ASM1480568v1, whole genome shotgun sequence harbors:
- the vaspb gene encoding vasodilator-stimulated phosphoprotein isoform X1, whose protein sequence is MSELSVCSARATVMVYDETGKRWVAAGTGAQVISRVQIYHNPTTNSFRVVGRKMQPDQQVVMNCPIAKGLKYNQATPNFHQWRDSRQVWGLNFSSKEDATLFANGMMHALEMLSGDGGFSASPRMMSNGPTQEELDQQRRLEQQRLEQQEREKLERERLERERLERERLERERQAASVMIPPAPPLAPGGPPAPPAPPPPPGPPPSFGGAPPPPPGPPPSGGGAPPPPAPPLPSPSSGGDGGGLGGGGLAAALAGAKLRKVAKTDEGGTAAPAAAPAPAKPDLSRCSGSGSSGGGGGLMGEMSAILARRRKAADKGEKAPPAPKAEEPSNDDSESQGQSDTLRRPWEKSATIPRNNSVTRGLESPAFTALTPRLKAGVSSNEAESGDDSELDRVKQELLEEVRKELQKVKEEIIGAIIQELQRRST
- the vaspb gene encoding vasodilator-stimulated phosphoprotein isoform X2, whose product is MSELSVCSARATVMVYDETGKRWVAAGTGAQVISRVQIYHNPTTNSFRVVGRKMQPDQQVVMNCPIAKGLKYNQATPNFHQWRDSRQVWGLNFSSKEDATLFANGMMHALEMLSGDGGFSASPRMMSNGPTQEELDQQRRLEQQRLEQQEREKLERERLERERLERERLERERQAASVMIPPAPPLAPGGPPAPPAPPPPPGPPPSFGGAPPPPPGPPPSGGGAPPPPAPPLPSPSSGGDGGGLGGGGLAAALAGAKLRKVAKTDEGGTAAPAAAPAPAKPDLSRCSGSGSSGGGGGLMGEMSAILARRRKAADKGEKAPPAPKAEEPSNDDSESQGQSDTLRRPWEKSATIPRLKAGVSSNEAESGDDSELDRVKQELLEEVRKELQKVKEEIIGAIIQELQRRST